One Coraliomargarita parva DNA segment encodes these proteins:
- a CDS encoding NifB/NifX family molybdenum-iron cluster-binding protein codes for MNTIESTNLGRVVRIAVPVLKQAGLGSQISAHFAKAPGFLIVDSDGGNESYLVTAESREPSECAPIRALARAGAKVLICHGIGQGALARCHEAGMQILKAEGFTVSEALASFRDGACPDFPDGQLCCNHSDHHDHGESCGCSD; via the coding sequence ATGAATACAATAGAATCAACGAATCTGGGCCGGGTTGTGCGTATCGCCGTACCGGTATTGAAGCAGGCGGGCTTGGGCTCGCAGATTTCAGCTCACTTTGCGAAGGCGCCGGGCTTTCTCATTGTCGATAGTGATGGAGGGAATGAATCGTACCTCGTGACGGCGGAGTCGCGTGAGCCGAGTGAATGTGCCCCGATACGCGCCTTGGCGCGTGCGGGGGCGAAGGTGCTGATATGCCATGGGATCGGACAGGGGGCGCTGGCGCGTTGTCACGAGGCCGGGATGCAGATCCTCAAAGCCGAAGGGTTCACGGTGAGTGAGGCGCTGGCCTCTTTTCGCGACGGGGCTTGTCCGGATTTTCCGGATGGCCAGTTGTGTTGCAATCATTCGGACCATCATGATCATGGGGAATCCTGCGGATGCTCGGATTGA
- a CDS encoding glucose-6-phosphate dehydrogenase assembly protein OpcA encodes MTDLIDVLPGIELPVGDVTRRLATMWESGPGSSLSEFRASQMNLVLHFGLDVTEAEARERFETLIRFAQRYPSRIIVLCPLHDAGDGSMQAKLFSQCYIGESHREMCCCEALLLGYKSEDCGYLANQVSIWLESDLPTYHWFSGVPAARIEKYFANLLVGVRRSVYDSSFEKEDLSQLDWPDPARVNDLAKARLLPVRQTIGQYLSGYGIEKLCRGLKSVTVSHSTELASEARHLIDWLKDCLSDCDRCETCPAMDAAFQVLACESGGECSLELDFGYDDDRYFRWRKFSEGNYGEMEAHLGSHVERIPTRVKPLAPESALSEALFF; translated from the coding sequence ATGACGGATCTAATTGATGTCTTGCCCGGTATCGAGCTTCCGGTGGGTGATGTGACCCGTCGCTTGGCGACGATGTGGGAGTCGGGCCCCGGGAGTTCGCTTTCTGAGTTCCGTGCCTCCCAGATGAACCTGGTCCTGCATTTCGGTCTCGATGTGACTGAGGCGGAGGCCCGTGAGCGTTTTGAGACTCTCATCCGTTTTGCCCAGCGCTATCCCAGCCGGATTATAGTCCTCTGTCCCCTGCACGACGCGGGTGACGGATCGATGCAGGCCAAGCTCTTCAGCCAGTGTTACATCGGCGAGTCGCACCGTGAGATGTGCTGCTGCGAGGCCTTGCTGCTCGGTTACAAGTCGGAGGATTGCGGCTATTTGGCGAATCAGGTATCTATCTGGCTGGAGTCCGACTTGCCGACCTACCACTGGTTCAGCGGCGTGCCCGCCGCCCGTATCGAGAAGTATTTTGCCAACCTGCTGGTTGGAGTGCGGCGCTCGGTCTATGACAGTAGTTTTGAAAAGGAAGACCTCTCGCAGCTGGACTGGCCGGATCCCGCGCGGGTCAATGACCTGGCCAAAGCACGTCTTCTGCCGGTTCGGCAAACCATCGGGCAATATCTCAGCGGCTACGGGATCGAGAAGCTGTGTCGCGGGCTGAAGTCCGTTACGGTGAGCCATAGCACAGAGTTGGCGAGCGAGGCCCGCCACCTGATAGACTGGTTGAAGGACTGCTTGTCCGACTGTGACCGCTGCGAAACTTGCCCGGCGATGGATGCTGCATTCCAGGTGCTGGCCTGTGAATCGGGCGGTGAGTGTTCGCTGGAGCTTGATTTCGGCTACGACGACGACCGGTACTTCCGCTGGCGCAAATTCAGCGAGGGGAATTACGGTGAAATGGAAGCGCATCTAGGATCCCATGTGGAGCGCATCCCTACCCGGGTGAAGCCCCTCGCCCCTGAATCGGCCCTCTCCGAAGCCTTGTTTTTCTAG
- the zwf gene encoding glucose-6-phosphate dehydrogenase, with amino-acid sequence MNSTDESRHPFLKGLSKHRGAPPTVVVIFGASGDLTARKLVPAIFNLGVDNLLPGEFHLIGYSRSEIPDEEFRSAMDQAIEEHSRRPLNKEIWERVRQHTTYHAGGYGDPESFARLAEKINKIEADLGRDVQRLFYISTPPSVFEPIIRNLGACGLAEAHLNTKLASKVIIEKPFGKDLESARHLNKTINSVFEESQVYRIDHYLGKETVQDLLVQRFANAIFEPIWNREYVDCVQITVAESLGVGSRGGYYDTSGALRDMIQNHTMQLVALTAMEPPVSLDPESIRDEKVKVVKAIQPLELKAEGGDVVRARYANGLVNGQPVKGYMEESGIPEDSSTETYAALRLSINNWRWKGVPFYIRSGKRMARRASEIAIQFKRPPGILFSEGNKFDVASNTMVVSIQPDEGVTLVMNSKIPGLETRTQPVKMHFRYATTFGSNTPEAYERLILDAMVGDSTLFIRGDETEASWKLITPILEHWKACGSHGLEEYAAGSWGPLASERLLWEKGHQWRRSG; translated from the coding sequence ATGAATTCTACCGACGAATCACGGCATCCTTTTCTCAAGGGGCTCAGCAAGCACCGTGGTGCACCGCCCACGGTGGTGGTCATCTTTGGCGCTTCGGGCGACCTGACCGCGCGTAAGCTCGTACCGGCGATCTTTAACCTGGGGGTGGATAACCTGCTGCCGGGCGAATTCCACCTGATCGGCTACAGCCGTTCGGAGATCCCCGACGAGGAGTTCCGCTCCGCTATGGACCAAGCGATCGAGGAGCATTCCCGGCGGCCTTTGAACAAGGAGATCTGGGAGCGGGTGCGCCAGCATACTACGTATCATGCCGGTGGATACGGCGATCCGGAGTCCTTCGCCAGACTGGCGGAGAAGATCAACAAGATCGAAGCCGATCTCGGCCGGGACGTGCAGCGCCTTTTTTATATCTCCACGCCGCCGAGTGTCTTCGAGCCGATCATCCGGAACCTGGGTGCTTGCGGGCTGGCCGAAGCCCATCTCAACACCAAGCTGGCTTCCAAGGTCATCATCGAAAAGCCTTTCGGCAAGGACTTGGAGTCGGCCCGGCACCTGAACAAGACGATCAATAGCGTGTTCGAGGAGTCCCAAGTCTACCGTATCGATCATTACCTCGGGAAGGAAACGGTTCAGGACCTCTTGGTGCAGCGATTCGCCAACGCTATATTCGAGCCGATCTGGAATCGCGAATATGTCGATTGCGTGCAGATCACCGTGGCGGAGAGCCTCGGGGTCGGTAGCCGCGGCGGGTACTACGACACCAGCGGGGCGTTGCGTGACATGATTCAGAACCACACCATGCAATTGGTCGCCCTTACCGCGATGGAGCCTCCTGTATCGCTCGATCCGGAATCAATCCGCGATGAAAAGGTCAAGGTGGTGAAGGCGATCCAGCCGTTGGAGCTCAAGGCCGAGGGCGGCGATGTGGTGCGTGCCCGCTACGCCAACGGCTTGGTCAACGGACAGCCGGTCAAAGGCTACATGGAGGAGAGCGGCATTCCCGAGGATTCGAGCACCGAGACCTATGCGGCGCTCCGCCTCTCGATCAACAACTGGCGTTGGAAGGGGGTTCCCTTCTATATCCGCTCCGGTAAACGCATGGCGCGCCGTGCCAGCGAAATCGCGATCCAGTTCAAGCGTCCTCCGGGCATTCTCTTTTCGGAGGGCAACAAGTTCGACGTGGCGTCCAATACCATGGTCGTCAGTATCCAGCCGGACGAAGGGGTGACGCTGGTGATGAACTCCAAGATCCCGGGCCTCGAGACCCGCACCCAGCCGGTGAAAATGCACTTCCGCTATGCCACGACTTTTGGTTCCAACACCCCGGAAGCCTACGAGCGCCTGATTCTCGATGCGATGGTGGGCGACAGCACGCTTTTCATCCGCGGGGACGAAACCGAGGCCTCCTGGAAGCTGATCACTCCAATCCTGGAGCACTGGAAGGCATGCGGGAGCCACGGGCTGGAGGAGTATGCCGCCGGTTCCTGGGGCCCGCTGGCCAGTGAGCGCTTGCTGTGGGAGAAGGGCCATCAGTGGCGCCGCTCCGGCTGA
- a CDS encoding ATP-binding protein, whose protein sequence is MIRIVLTGAESTGKTTLAQALSGYYGEPWTPEYVREYVDSLSRPLQAQDLEAIARGQFAVEDAGAAQASRMVFHDTNILSSIIYANHYFGTVLDWVNTDFLQRDYTHYLLCLPDIPWIADAGQRESPAAREQLHGLFKESLDRLKLPYTEIGGEQGLRANDAIRLIDSILETYTASN, encoded by the coding sequence ATGATCCGTATTGTCCTCACCGGAGCCGAATCAACCGGAAAGACGACTCTGGCCCAAGCGCTGTCCGGCTACTACGGCGAGCCTTGGACTCCCGAGTATGTGCGCGAATATGTCGACTCCCTAAGTCGGCCCCTTCAAGCGCAGGACCTAGAAGCGATCGCCCGCGGCCAATTCGCGGTGGAAGACGCCGGTGCGGCACAAGCCAGCCGTATGGTCTTCCACGACACCAATATTCTCTCATCCATCATCTACGCGAACCACTATTTCGGAACCGTTCTCGACTGGGTGAACACGGACTTCCTTCAGCGCGATTACACCCACTACCTGCTTTGCCTCCCCGACATTCCCTGGATCGCCGATGCGGGACAACGGGAAAGCCCGGCCGCACGGGAACAGCTGCACGGACTGTTCAAGGAAAGCCTCGACCGGTTAAAGCTCCCCTATACCGAAATCGGCGGTGAGCAAGGCCTACGGGCCAACGACGCGATCCGCTTGATCGATTCGATCCTGGAGACTTACACCGCCTCGAATTAG
- a CDS encoding Dabb family protein — translation MLVHTVLFWLRKDLQGDEITNFRIALETLKGIEAAEAVYIGCPAATPERPVIDNSYDFCLTVILKDMQAHDDYQVDPLHQAFINGNKDLWKQVKIYDAD, via the coding sequence ATGCTCGTCCACACCGTATTATTCTGGCTCCGCAAAGATCTCCAGGGAGATGAAATCACAAACTTTCGAATCGCCCTGGAAACCTTGAAGGGTATCGAAGCCGCCGAAGCCGTCTATATCGGCTGCCCGGCCGCCACCCCGGAACGCCCCGTCATCGACAACAGCTATGATTTTTGCCTGACCGTGATACTAAAAGACATGCAGGCCCATGACGACTATCAGGTCGATCCGCTCCACCAAGCCTTCATCAACGGCAACAAGGACCTTTGGAAACAGGTCAAGATCTACGACGCGGATTAG
- a CDS encoding peroxiredoxin has product MTKVLLSLMLFTFLTNLLRAEVPLEVGAKAPQLQAVDHTGATIDLGKALNDGTTLVFFYPKAHTGGCTKQACSLRDAWDELQQRDVKVFGVSSDTAETQASFKDKFTLPFTLIADTDQKVTEAFHKSRWSRQAYIFRDGTLVWRDLNASTSEQAADALTALDALP; this is encoded by the coding sequence ATGACCAAAGTACTCCTCTCGCTCATGCTCTTCACCTTCCTGACCAACCTACTCCGCGCCGAGGTCCCCCTGGAAGTCGGCGCCAAGGCCCCGCAACTTCAAGCCGTGGACCATACCGGTGCCACCATCGATCTGGGCAAAGCCCTCAACGATGGTACCACCCTCGTGTTCTTCTACCCCAAAGCACACACAGGCGGCTGCACCAAGCAGGCCTGCAGCCTCCGCGACGCCTGGGATGAGCTCCAGCAGCGCGATGTCAAAGTCTTCGGTGTGTCATCCGACACCGCAGAGACCCAAGCCAGCTTCAAGGACAAGTTTACGCTGCCCTTCACCCTGATTGCCGACACGGACCAGAAGGTGACCGAGGCTTTCCACAAGAGCCGCTGGTCCCGCCAGGCCTACATATTCAGGGACGGTACACTCGTGTGGCGCGACCTGAATGCCTCGACCAGTGAGCAGGCCGCAGACGCACTCACCGCACTGGACGCGCTCCCCTAG
- the thrH gene encoding bifunctional phosphoserine phosphatase/homoserine phosphotransferase ThrH produces MNIVCLDLEGVLIPEIWIAFAEKTGIEALKRTTRDEPCYDTLMRYRLDILDKEGFKLADIEEVIGTLDPLPGAKEFVSWVTSQTRLVILSDTFSQFAGPLMAKLGNPTLFCHDLVIDESGRIADYQLRLKDHKRKAVEAFKALNFATFAAGDSYNDLSMIDTADNKALFCPPQRLIDERPDLKVATTHGELREIISSIL; encoded by the coding sequence ATGAATATCGTTTGCCTCGACTTGGAAGGAGTACTCATTCCCGAGATCTGGATCGCCTTTGCCGAAAAAACCGGCATCGAGGCACTCAAACGCACCACCCGTGACGAGCCCTGCTACGACACGCTCATGCGCTACCGCCTCGACATCCTGGACAAGGAAGGCTTCAAGCTGGCCGACATCGAGGAAGTCATCGGCACGTTGGACCCACTCCCCGGCGCAAAGGAATTCGTCTCCTGGGTCACTTCGCAGACGCGACTCGTGATCCTTTCGGACACCTTCAGCCAATTTGCCGGGCCACTGATGGCAAAGCTGGGCAACCCGACCCTGTTCTGCCACGACCTGGTGATAGACGAAAGCGGCCGCATCGCCGACTACCAACTTCGCCTCAAGGACCACAAGCGCAAGGCCGTCGAAGCCTTCAAGGCCCTGAATTTTGCAACCTTCGCCGCCGGTGATTCCTACAACGATCTAAGCATGATCGATACGGCTGATAACAAAGCGCTCTTCTGCCCGCCCCAACGCCTGATTGATGAACGACCCGACCTGAAGGTGGCGACAACGCATGGCGAGCTGCGCGAAATCATCTCCTCAATCCTCTAG
- a CDS encoding tRNA (mnm(5)s(2)U34)-methyltransferase, giving the protein MRLTELAHEYLDAHLHPGDRAIDATAGNGHDTLKLAQQVGSTGEVAAIDLQADAIRSTRQRLEENGMLKRVRLLEGDHAEQIPQLDGQWKLIIFNLGYLPGSDKSIQTRPAHTLRALDAGFDKLLPGGALLVTAYRGHPGGLEEAEAVAQWMQELSERGGQVQYHEPRTGGTRLPPVLWIAEKPGS; this is encoded by the coding sequence ATGCGCCTCACCGAACTCGCCCACGAATATCTCGATGCCCACCTGCACCCAGGCGACCGGGCAATTGATGCCACAGCCGGCAATGGACACGACACCCTGAAGCTCGCCCAACAGGTCGGAAGCACCGGTGAGGTCGCCGCAATCGACCTTCAGGCTGATGCGATCCGTAGCACCCGCCAACGACTGGAAGAAAACGGGATGCTGAAACGGGTCCGGCTCCTCGAAGGCGACCACGCCGAACAGATTCCGCAGCTGGACGGCCAATGGAAACTGATCATCTTCAACCTGGGCTACCTCCCCGGAAGCGACAAATCGATCCAGACCCGACCGGCGCACACACTGCGTGCACTGGATGCAGGCTTCGATAAACTACTCCCGGGCGGAGCCTTGCTTGTCACCGCCTACCGTGGCCATCCCGGCGGTCTGGAGGAAGCCGAGGCCGTGGCCCAATGGATGCAAGAGTTGAGCGAACGCGGCGGACAGGTTCAATACCATGAGCCCCGCACGGGCGGGACCAGGCTCCCGCCCGTGCTCTGGATCGCCGAAAAGCCCGGCTCGTAA
- a CDS encoding ArsR/SmtB family transcription factor, with product MASPKHTLFSDDQVALAAFAAALAHPARIAIITLLQECGEACCGDIVNALPLAQPTVSQHLKAMDKAGLLKSRQSGPKVYYSLNCENVRSFCHSFQCTLGTKQENPVAENSDACRATQH from the coding sequence ATGGCATCTCCCAAACACACCCTTTTCTCCGACGACCAGGTCGCGCTCGCGGCTTTTGCCGCCGCCTTGGCGCACCCCGCACGCATCGCGATCATCACGCTACTGCAGGAATGCGGCGAAGCCTGCTGCGGAGACATCGTCAACGCGCTGCCACTAGCCCAACCGACGGTTTCACAACACCTGAAAGCCATGGACAAGGCCGGCTTGCTCAAGAGCCGTCAGTCCGGTCCGAAAGTCTACTATTCACTCAACTGTGAAAACGTCCGCAGCTTCTGCCACAGTTTCCAATGCACGCTCGGAACCAAGCAGGAAAATCCCGTGGCCGAAAACTCCGACGCCTGCCGTGCAACTCAACATTAA
- a CDS encoding PaaI family thioesterase, which yields MLGLRTAASVLKLHRLRQLGHDACLACTHPDLKLDFTLDGPHRLRSSIDFTKAMTSFNGMVHGGLLAFVMDEAMTCALMAEGIYGATGDLNLRYRKPVRVGPTSHITVSISQRHQRLFRLEAELRQSGELCTTAKARFMETTLLSPEERAKLQD from the coding sequence ATGCTCGGATTGAGGACAGCCGCGAGCGTACTGAAGCTCCACCGCTTGAGACAGCTGGGGCACGATGCCTGCTTGGCTTGCACGCATCCGGATCTCAAGTTGGATTTCACTTTGGATGGTCCGCACCGCTTGCGCAGCTCGATCGACTTTACCAAGGCGATGACGAGTTTTAACGGCATGGTGCACGGGGGGCTGTTGGCTTTTGTGATGGACGAGGCCATGACCTGCGCACTGATGGCCGAGGGTATCTATGGAGCCACTGGTGATTTGAACCTCCGCTACCGCAAGCCGGTGCGGGTGGGCCCGACCTCGCATATTACCGTTTCGATTTCTCAGAGGCACCAGCGGCTTTTCCGTTTGGAGGCCGAGTTGCGGCAATCGGGCGAGTTGTGCACTACGGCCAAGGCGCGTTTTATGGAAACGACGCTCTTGTCTCCTGAGGAGCGGGCAAAGCTTCAGGACTAA
- a CDS encoding Crp/Fnr family transcriptional regulator, producing the protein MQEQLEFRPGATILKQGDESNGLYVLQKGALEVYKDQIMLNVLMYPGTVFGEIGEILGKPRTCTVKARTKSVVTRYQAENLSDFLKEHPEIGEKIMQTLANRLEITTQKLADLSTVSQRP; encoded by the coding sequence GTGCAAGAGCAACTGGAATTTCGCCCCGGAGCCACAATTCTCAAGCAAGGTGATGAGAGCAATGGCCTGTACGTACTCCAAAAGGGAGCCCTTGAGGTGTATAAAGACCAGATCATGCTGAACGTGCTGATGTACCCCGGCACCGTTTTCGGTGAGATCGGAGAAATCCTGGGCAAACCCCGGACTTGTACCGTCAAGGCACGCACAAAATCGGTGGTCACACGCTATCAGGCCGAGAATCTCTCCGACTTCCTAAAGGAACATCCTGAAATCGGCGAAAAGATCATGCAAACCCTGGCCAACCGCCTGGAGATCACGACCCAGAAACTGGCCGACCTCTCGACAGTCAGCCAACGGCCTTAA
- the pnuC gene encoding nicotinamide riboside transporter PnuC → MLDTLWAQIQLITVPEWIGIVSGIVGVYLGIKEKLASWPLFILCYGSYVYLSYLYQLKAFMLMNAVFVVLSFYGWFKWSRPQQVAEPEMAIRHISKPRLAICLGVLTASTLLLGTLLQHLGEAKVPFLDAFATSMGFIAQWMLSRKYIETWFCWIISDLIYIRLLGQEGSLTSVFLFSVFVFLALKGLHDWKQSIHSTKPAT, encoded by the coding sequence ATGCTCGACACTCTCTGGGCGCAAATCCAGCTCATCACTGTTCCGGAGTGGATCGGCATTGTTTCCGGCATCGTCGGCGTCTATCTCGGGATTAAAGAGAAGCTCGCTTCTTGGCCGCTCTTCATCCTGTGCTACGGGTCCTATGTCTACCTGAGCTACCTCTACCAATTGAAGGCCTTCATGCTCATGAATGCCGTCTTTGTCGTCCTCTCCTTTTACGGATGGTTCAAGTGGAGCCGACCGCAGCAAGTAGCGGAACCGGAAATGGCCATCCGCCATATCTCCAAGCCGCGTCTCGCCATCTGCCTTGGAGTCCTGACGGCGAGCACCCTTCTCCTCGGGACCCTGCTCCAGCACTTGGGCGAAGCGAAAGTACCCTTCCTGGACGCCTTTGCCACCTCGATGGGCTTTATCGCCCAATGGATGCTGAGCCGTAAATACATCGAAACCTGGTTCTGCTGGATCATCTCCGACTTGATCTACATCCGCCTGCTCGGACAGGAGGGCTCCCTCACCAGTGTCTTCCTCTTCAGCGTATTCGTGTTTCTCGCACTCAAGGGACTGCACGACTGGAAACAAAGCATCCACTCAACCAAACCCGCCACATGA
- a CDS encoding DUF4136 domain-containing protein, translating to MKAIFYICLPLCLLGLSGCVSPTRIDYDSAALPTIRSYKCYEIDSRETRKHYQDVVLSPIVDRRIEAALNAELQSKGFQSNCAEPDFRITFNTTSRKVSEVRDLSLGGSPFRRYPYYGYGGYHSIDVVEYEEGTFLVDIIDQQSQELVWRGAYKKRLGWSAPTDAEVRAIVSEILQNFPPAPASHQE from the coding sequence GTGAAAGCTATTTTCTACATCTGCCTGCCCCTTTGCCTTCTCGGACTCAGCGGTTGCGTGTCCCCCACGCGCATCGACTACGACAGCGCGGCCCTCCCCACCATCCGGAGCTACAAGTGCTACGAAATCGACTCCCGCGAAACACGTAAGCATTATCAGGATGTGGTGTTGAGCCCGATCGTCGACCGCCGGATTGAGGCGGCCCTCAATGCCGAGCTTCAGTCCAAAGGCTTCCAGAGCAACTGCGCCGAGCCCGACTTCCGGATAACCTTTAACACGACCAGCCGCAAGGTCAGTGAAGTGCGCGACTTGAGCCTCGGCGGCTCTCCCTTCCGCCGCTATCCTTACTATGGCTACGGCGGCTATCATTCGATCGACGTGGTTGAATACGAAGAAGGCACCTTCCTGGTGGATATCATCGACCAGCAGAGCCAGGAACTGGTCTGGCGTGGCGCCTACAAGAAACGCCTCGGCTGGTCGGCCCCCACGGATGCAGAGGTGCGCGCCATTGTCTCTGAAATTCTACAGAATTTCCCGCCGGCACCAGCATCCCATCAGGAATGA
- a CDS encoding FAD-dependent oxidoreductase: MYPQQTTSNLIIGAGLAGCLLAWQLKTCGLKVLLIGDSTGPTATQAAAGLINPVTGRWMTKSWRVDSLFPVADKTYAALETQFGQPLFHPVSARRFFQNGEDYRRAGRRSRNPRYADVLGPVDAAGTIATPGIADPFGSIEIRRAAWVDLPKLIGLIRADFAAHDSYLDTRFDYDALHRSDAGWNYKGIQVSRIIFCEGTGIRANPWFQHLPLKPIKGETLALTCPSLNLGTGIYHSTKWLLAYGDGRFRLGATYDEADLSDRPTDAARNDLLNDAAGFIDPKYAFRVAAQFTGHRPSTPDTHPLVGTHPTESGLYLFNGLGSKGASVAPWLSQHFVDHLLHGMPLDPEVDLQRFL; this comes from the coding sequence ATCTACCCGCAACAAACAACATCCAACCTGATTATCGGAGCCGGACTCGCCGGTTGCCTCCTCGCCTGGCAACTCAAAACCTGCGGACTGAAGGTGCTGCTGATCGGCGATTCGACCGGCCCCACGGCAACCCAAGCCGCCGCCGGACTGATCAACCCGGTAACGGGGCGCTGGATGACGAAGTCCTGGCGGGTAGACAGCCTGTTCCCCGTCGCAGACAAGACCTATGCGGCACTAGAAACACAGTTCGGACAGCCGCTTTTCCATCCAGTCAGCGCGCGGCGCTTCTTTCAAAACGGGGAGGACTACAGGCGCGCCGGCCGCCGCAGCCGAAATCCCCGCTACGCCGACGTACTAGGCCCGGTCGACGCTGCAGGTACAATTGCCACACCGGGAATCGCAGACCCTTTCGGCAGCATCGAGATCCGGCGGGCGGCATGGGTCGACCTGCCCAAGCTGATCGGGCTCATCCGTGCCGATTTTGCCGCACACGACAGCTACCTCGACACCCGATTCGACTATGATGCCTTGCATCGCAGCGATGCCGGCTGGAATTACAAGGGCATCCAAGTATCCCGCATCATCTTCTGCGAAGGGACCGGCATACGGGCAAATCCCTGGTTCCAGCACTTGCCCCTAAAACCGATCAAAGGGGAAACACTGGCATTGACCTGCCCCAGCCTGAATTTGGGAACGGGCATTTACCACAGCACCAAATGGCTGTTAGCCTACGGAGACGGGCGCTTCCGCCTCGGAGCCACCTACGACGAAGCCGACCTGTCCGACCGGCCCACCGACGCCGCCCGCAACGACCTGCTGAATGATGCCGCCGGTTTTATCGACCCGAAATACGCCTTCCGGGTCGCGGCACAGTTTACCGGCCATCGCCCATCCACCCCGGACACCCACCCTTTGGTCGGAACACATCCCACAGAGTCCGGGCTCTATCTCTTTAACGGCCTCGGCTCAAAGGGCGCTTCCGTCGCCCCCTGGTTGAGCCAGCACTTCGTCGATCACCTCCTGCACGGTATGCCTCTCGATCCCGAGGTCGACCTGCAACGTTTCCTCTAA
- a CDS encoding YraN family protein: MREWLSRGNSRPLPPDSSRAARGRYGEDRAADYCRRQLGYRIIARNWRYKRDELDLICRDGEVLVFVEVRLRKASAKVSGYHSVDRKKKAVLKRACMNYLRRLPSPPKHFRFDVIDAALSDDGRAEVRHFANVPLFPKHYTAQR, translated from the coding sequence TTGCGTGAATGGCTTTCCCGGGGAAATTCTCGCCCCCTGCCCCCGGATAGCTCGCGGGCCGCTCGCGGACGCTATGGGGAGGATCGTGCCGCAGACTATTGCCGCCGGCAGCTGGGCTACCGCATTATCGCCCGCAACTGGCGCTACAAGCGGGATGAGCTCGATTTGATCTGTCGTGATGGGGAGGTCCTGGTCTTTGTCGAGGTCCGTCTTCGAAAGGCCTCCGCGAAGGTCTCCGGATACCACTCGGTGGACCGGAAAAAGAAGGCGGTTCTGAAGCGTGCCTGTATGAATTACCTGCGCCGCTTGCCTTCGCCGCCAAAGCACTTCCGCTTTGACGTGATCGATGCGGCGTTGTCTGATGATGGCCGTGCAGAAGTTCGCCATTTCGCGAACGTCCCTCTTTTTCCTAAACATTACACAGCTCAGCGATGA
- a CDS encoding DUF134 domain-containing protein, whose protein sequence is MARPNKARTIASALEPVIYYPAGWTATHASMMEVAIEDFEVMRLVDGHAHSVEEAATKVGVSRSTAGRMLERARRAVTLGIERRSAIYVDAGKDLRLEASGTRPILGRVEPSSLLAVACPETGEDPEVERIFGRAARFALVGPDGQVRFILNPGMTASRDAAELAVHALIDAGVGRVVAGRFGPDALRLISQAGMHAQLASGLRLGQVLEMFCL, encoded by the coding sequence ATGGCACGACCCAACAAAGCGCGAACAATTGCCTCGGCACTCGAGCCCGTGATCTATTATCCGGCGGGTTGGACGGCGACACATGCGAGCATGATGGAGGTGGCGATTGAGGACTTCGAGGTGATGCGACTGGTGGACGGGCATGCGCATAGCGTGGAGGAGGCTGCCACGAAAGTGGGGGTTTCGCGCAGTACGGCCGGTCGTATGCTGGAGCGTGCGCGGCGTGCGGTCACGCTCGGGATCGAGCGACGATCCGCGATATATGTGGATGCGGGTAAAGATCTCCGGCTGGAAGCGTCTGGTACTCGTCCGATTCTTGGTCGCGTCGAACCTTCCTCGTTGCTGGCCGTTGCCTGTCCCGAAACTGGGGAAGACCCGGAGGTGGAGCGCATCTTTGGGCGTGCGGCGCGTTTCGCCCTGGTCGGGCCGGATGGTCAAGTCCGGTTCATTTTGAATCCGGGGATGACTGCCTCAAGGGATGCCGCGGAATTGGCGGTACATGCCTTGATTGATGCAGGAGTTGGCCGGGTGGTGGCTGGACGTTTCGGGCCGGACGCGCTCCGGCTGATCTCCCAGGCCGGCATGCACGCGCAGTTGGCCTCAGGTTTACGGCTCGGCCAGGTACTGGAGATGTTTTGTTTATGA